A genome region from Magnolia sinica isolate HGM2019 chromosome 8, MsV1, whole genome shotgun sequence includes the following:
- the LOC131252674 gene encoding uncharacterized protein LOC131252674 — MASSFPKLPLALFIALSLSFHAALGEIICENLQQDLCAFSVSSSGKRCLLENAARKDGTIEYQCRTSEVVVENIVDWIETDECVCACGVERNSVGISSDSLMEPQFTAKLCSPACYQNCPNIIDLYYNLAAGEGVFLPDLCQVQRTNPHRAMVELLSSGAAPGPVASESSSFFAAAPASF, encoded by the exons ATGGCCTCCTCATTTCCCAAATTGCCCCTGGCCCTTTTCATTGCACTCTCCCTCTCCTTCCATGCAGCTCTAG GTGAGATCATTTGTGAAAATTTACAACAAGACTTGTGTGCGTTTTCCGTATCTTCGTCCGGCAAGCGATGCCTACTAGAGAACGCGGCGCGCAAGGATGGTACCATTGAATACCAATGCCGAACATCAGAGGTTGTCGTGGAGAACATCGTTGATTGGATTGAGACCGATGAGTGTGTATGTGCATGTGGGGTTGAGCGGAATTCCGTCGGAATCTCGTCGGACTCCCTCATGGAGCCACAATTCACCGCCAAGCTATGCTCGCCGGCGTGCTACCAGAATTGCCCGAACATTATCGACTTATATTACAATCTCGCCGCCGGGGAAG GTGTGTTTTTGCCAGATTTATGTCAAGTGCAGCGAACGAATCCTCACCGTGCGATGGTGGAGCTTTTGAGTTCTGGGGCTGCGCCGGGCCCAGTTGCTAGCGAATCTTCGTCGTTCTTCGCTGCTGCTCCTGCTTCCTTTTAA